Proteins encoded by one window of Aphis gossypii isolate Hap1 chromosome X, ASM2018417v2, whole genome shotgun sequence:
- the LOC114129439 gene encoding lachesin-like isoform X3, which yields MLDNLNNNNNDSILILAYSQNSLYITHITLRLVDTEDEMDLDCSTRHFREHHVLWIKVTKDQLNASIELSGSTLIVKDPKISLITEIKQDSSRYKIHIHSIQEEDASIVYRCDLNAKISANSTKSLVVEEAQSVELGCFAGGYPYPRVFWRTRNSPFLSIGNILEFPAINKRDRGNYYCIAENGVKNDTSRRISIEVEFPPVVTTPLTRVGQAVNHDAYLVCCVEANPQPAISWIYKGVEISNNQHYWISNFDSPRDKMDSSLLINIKNYLYGDYICKASNTLGAAEITITAYKTLYPQCHPHCED from the exons atgttggataatctaaataataataataatgattcaattttaattttagcttaTTCTCAAAACTCGctatatataacacatattacACTAAGACTTGTAGATACCGAGGATGAAATGGATTTGGATTGTTCAACCAGACATTTCCGAGAACACCATGTTTTATGGATAAAGGTTACAAAAGATCAACTAAATGCATCTATTGAACTCTCTGGAAGTACACTTATTGTCAAAGATCCAAAAATTTCATTGATAACAGAAATAAAGCAAGACAGCAGTCgatacaaaatacat attcATAGTATTCAGGAAGAAGATGCCAGTATCGTCTATCGCTGTGATCTTAATGCCAAAATATCTGCTAACTCCACTAAATCATTAGTTGTAGAAGAAGCACAATCAGTGGAACTTGGATGTTTTGCTGGTGGATATCCTTATCCAAGAGTTTTCTGGAGGACACGTAATAGCCCATTTTTATCTAT aggtaacattttagaatttcCTGCTATAAATAAAAGAGATCGTGGAAACTACTACTGTATAGCTGAGAATGGTGTCAAGAATGATACCAGCCGTAGGATTTCCATAGAAGTAGAATTTCCTCCAGTTGTAACTACTCCACTAACTAGAGTAGGACAAGCTGTAAATCATGACGCATATCTTGTATGTTGTGTTGAGGCAAATCCTCAACCAGCCATCTCTTGGATATATAAAGGAGtagaaatatctaataatcaaCATTACTG GATATCAAATTTTGATTCTCCTCGCGACAAAATGGACAGtagtttacttataaatattaaaaattatctttatggTGATTATATCTGCAAAGCATCAAATACTTTGGGAGCTGCTGAAATAACAATCACTgcttata
- the LOC114129439 gene encoding lachesin-like isoform X5 produces the protein MIFRNEQHLWRTSFPIHQSRLVDTEDEMDLDCSTRHFREHHVLWIKVTKDQLNASIELSGSTLIVKDPKISLITEIKQDSSRYKIHIHSIQEEDASIVYRCDLNAKISANSTKSLVVEEAQSVELGCFAGGYPYPRVFWRTRNSPFLSIGNILEFPAINKRDRGNYYCIAENGVKNDTSRRISIEVEFPPVVTTPLTRVGQAVNHDAYLVCCVEANPQPAISWIYKGVEISNNQHYWISNFDSPRDKMDSSLLINIKNYLYGDYICKASNTLGAAEITITAYKTLYPQCHPHCGD, from the exons ATGATATTTCGAAATGAACAACATCTATGGCGTACTTCTTTTCCTATACATCAATCTCG ACTTGTAGATACCGAGGATGAAATGGATTTGGATTGTTCAACCAGACATTTCCGAGAACACCATGTTTTATGGATAAAGGTTACAAAAGATCAACTAAATGCATCTATTGAACTCTCTGGAAGTACACTTATTGTCAAAGATCCAAAAATTTCATTGATAACAGAAATAAAGCAAGACAGCAGTCgatacaaaatacat attcATAGTATTCAGGAAGAAGATGCCAGTATCGTCTATCGCTGTGATCTTAATGCCAAAATATCTGCTAACTCCACTAAATCATTAGTTGTAGAAGAAGCACAATCAGTGGAACTTGGATGTTTTGCTGGTGGATATCCTTATCCAAGAGTTTTCTGGAGGACACGTAATAGCCCATTTTTATCTAT aggtaacattttagaatttcCTGCTATAAATAAAAGAGATCGTGGAAACTACTACTGTATAGCTGAGAATGGTGTCAAGAATGATACCAGCCGTAGGATTTCCATAGAAGTAGAATTTCCTCCAGTTGTAACTACTCCACTAACTAGAGTAGGACAAGCTGTAAATCATGACGCATATCTTGTATGTTGTGTTGAGGCAAATCCTCAACCAGCCATCTCTTGGATATATAAAGGAGtagaaatatctaataatcaaCATTACTG GATATCAAATTTTGATTCTCCTCGCGACAAAATGGACAGtagtttacttataaatattaaaaattatctttatggTGATTATATCTGCAAAGCATCAAATACTTTGGGAGCTGCTGAAATAACAATCACTgcttata aaaCACTATATCCACAATGCCATCCTCACTGTGGAGATTAA
- the LOC114129439 gene encoding lachesin-like isoform X2 gives MLDNLNNNNNDSILILAYSQNSLYITHITLRLVDTEDEMDLDCSTRHFREHHVLWIKVTKDQLNASIELSGSTLIVKDPKISLITEIKQDSSRYKIHIHSIQEEDASIVYRCDLNAKISANSTKSLVVEEAQSVELGCFAGGYPYPRVFWRTRNSPFLSIGNILEFPAINKRDRGNYYCIAENGVKNDTSRRISIEVEFPPVVTTPLTRVGQAVNHDAYLVCCVEANPQPAISWIYKGVEISNNQHYWISNFDSPRDKMDSSLLINIKNYLYGDYICKASNTLGAAEITITAYKTLYPQCHPHCGD, from the exons atgttggataatctaaataataataataatgattcaattttaattttagcttaTTCTCAAAACTCGctatatataacacatattacACTAAGACTTGTAGATACCGAGGATGAAATGGATTTGGATTGTTCAACCAGACATTTCCGAGAACACCATGTTTTATGGATAAAGGTTACAAAAGATCAACTAAATGCATCTATTGAACTCTCTGGAAGTACACTTATTGTCAAAGATCCAAAAATTTCATTGATAACAGAAATAAAGCAAGACAGCAGTCgatacaaaatacat attcATAGTATTCAGGAAGAAGATGCCAGTATCGTCTATCGCTGTGATCTTAATGCCAAAATATCTGCTAACTCCACTAAATCATTAGTTGTAGAAGAAGCACAATCAGTGGAACTTGGATGTTTTGCTGGTGGATATCCTTATCCAAGAGTTTTCTGGAGGACACGTAATAGCCCATTTTTATCTAT aggtaacattttagaatttcCTGCTATAAATAAAAGAGATCGTGGAAACTACTACTGTATAGCTGAGAATGGTGTCAAGAATGATACCAGCCGTAGGATTTCCATAGAAGTAGAATTTCCTCCAGTTGTAACTACTCCACTAACTAGAGTAGGACAAGCTGTAAATCATGACGCATATCTTGTATGTTGTGTTGAGGCAAATCCTCAACCAGCCATCTCTTGGATATATAAAGGAGtagaaatatctaataatcaaCATTACTG GATATCAAATTTTGATTCTCCTCGCGACAAAATGGACAGtagtttacttataaatattaaaaattatctttatggTGATTATATCTGCAAAGCATCAAATACTTTGGGAGCTGCTGAAATAACAATCACTgcttata aaaCACTATATCCACAATGCCATCCTCACTGTGGAGATTAA
- the LOC114129436 gene encoding lachesin-like — protein sequence MADWNKKWRIKIQNPNLFLLHSSYVSADTELLVCRPPFIYDNSTRSLVVVEGQSVKLACFAGGYPTPKIFWRKPNNPIFSMGNILKIPAIKKEDRGNYYCIAGNGVGNDTSRRISISVEFPPVITALQTSVGQAVLYDAYLECHVEANPQPAISWIYKGIEISNNQHYWISDSVTADDKTDKTVLPQCPFVCKD from the exons ATGGCTGACTGGAATAAAAAATGGcgaatcaaaattcaaaatccaaATCTCTTCTTACTACATTCGTCATATGTATCTGCTGACACCGAGTTATTGGTGTGTAGACCACCATTCATTTACGATAATTCCACCAGATCATTAGTTGTAGTAGAAGGTCAATCAGTGAAACTTGCATGTTTTGCTGGTGGATATCCTACTCCAAAAATTTTCTGGAGGAAACCTAATAACCCAATATTTTCTAT GggtaacattttgaaaattcctgctataaaaaaagaagatcGTGGAAACTACTACTGTATAGCTGGAAATGGTGTCGGAAATGATACCAGCCGTAGAATTTCCATATCAGTAGAATTTCCTCCAGTTATAACTGCTTTACAAACTAGTGTGGGACAAGCTGTGCTTTATGACGCATATCTTGAATGTCATGTTGAGGCGAATCCTCAACCAGCCATCTCTTGGATATATAAAGGAAtagaaatatctaataatcaaCATTACTG gatatCAGATTCTGTTACTGCTGATGACAAAACGGACA aaaCGGTATTACCACAATGTCCTTTCGTCTGTAAAGATTAA
- the LOC114129439 gene encoding lachesin-like isoform X4, with translation MNNIYGVLLFLYINLAYSQNSLYITHITLRLVDTEDEMDLDCSTRHFREHHVLWIKVTKDQLNASIELSGSTLIVKDPKISLITEIKQDSSRYKIHIHSIQEEDASIVYRCDLNAKISANSTKSLVVEEAQSVELGCFAGGYPYPRVFWRTRNSPFLSIGNILEFPAINKRDRGNYYCIAENGVKNDTSRRISIEVEFPPVVTTPLTRVGQAVNHDAYLVCCVEANPQPAISWIYKGVEISNNQHYWISNFDSPRDKMDSSLLINIKNYLYGDYICKASNTLGAAEITITAYKTLYPQCHPHCGD, from the exons ATGAACAACATCTATGGCGTACTTCTTTTCCTATACATCAATCTCG cttaTTCTCAAAACTCGctatatataacacatattacACTAAGACTTGTAGATACCGAGGATGAAATGGATTTGGATTGTTCAACCAGACATTTCCGAGAACACCATGTTTTATGGATAAAGGTTACAAAAGATCAACTAAATGCATCTATTGAACTCTCTGGAAGTACACTTATTGTCAAAGATCCAAAAATTTCATTGATAACAGAAATAAAGCAAGACAGCAGTCgatacaaaatacat attcATAGTATTCAGGAAGAAGATGCCAGTATCGTCTATCGCTGTGATCTTAATGCCAAAATATCTGCTAACTCCACTAAATCATTAGTTGTAGAAGAAGCACAATCAGTGGAACTTGGATGTTTTGCTGGTGGATATCCTTATCCAAGAGTTTTCTGGAGGACACGTAATAGCCCATTTTTATCTAT aggtaacattttagaatttcCTGCTATAAATAAAAGAGATCGTGGAAACTACTACTGTATAGCTGAGAATGGTGTCAAGAATGATACCAGCCGTAGGATTTCCATAGAAGTAGAATTTCCTCCAGTTGTAACTACTCCACTAACTAGAGTAGGACAAGCTGTAAATCATGACGCATATCTTGTATGTTGTGTTGAGGCAAATCCTCAACCAGCCATCTCTTGGATATATAAAGGAGtagaaatatctaataatcaaCATTACTG GATATCAAATTTTGATTCTCCTCGCGACAAAATGGACAGtagtttacttataaatattaaaaattatctttatggTGATTATATCTGCAAAGCATCAAATACTTTGGGAGCTGCTGAAATAACAATCACTgcttata aaaCACTATATCCACAATGCCATCCTCACTGTGGAGATTAA